Part of the Woronichinia naegeliana WA131 genome, GAAAAGAAATTATCAGGATTACAAGAGACATTATTTTTATACGCCTTAGTGAATGAATTTGTTAAATTAGTAATAGAAGGGGATGAACTATACACAAAAGTTGGAAAAAATAAAGAAGCAAGTGGGGTACATCCCGGATAAAGTAGTACATAGAATCTGGGGTAAAATGGAAAAAAACTGATGAGCGAAAAAAGTATGTTACCGATTCCCCCAGAAGAAAAAGCACTGTTAAAACAGCATCTCACCGAATCAGCCCGTATCCTGCGCAAATATACGGAACCAGAGAAACAGAAGGACTTTGGAAGCATCGAAGTAGAAGTCAGAACCCAGATGTTAGAAATTGTGGGGCCAACAATGGGGGAGTTTTTTTTTCAGAAGGGGGAAAAAAACGGTCTGGAAACAAGCGAAAAATCAAAACCCTAGTCGGAGAAGTGGAAATAAGCCAAAAACAAGCCAGAAAACTAAAGGTGTCGCCAAAAATCGTCTTAAGTCCAGGTTTAGAGAAATGCTGTCTAAGAGCCAGTGCGAAAACATCCTACCAACAAGCAGAAGAAGATATAGAGGAGTTGATGGGGATAAAAGTAGGACATAGCAGTTTACATCGCTTGGTAGAACGGACAGAACTGCCCTTAGCTCAAGCTCAGTCAGAGAGTGCGGGGGTCAGTATAGATGGGGGAAAGATTTGTCTGCGGGGCGAGGAGAAGGAAGGGGGACAGTGGCGAGATTATAAACTGGTGAGTCTTCATGGCAATGTCTGTGAAGCCTTTTTCCAAGACCCAGAGGGCTTAAAGAATTGGAGCAATGTTCAACCTTTGTCCCCAATAGTGACCTTTTTGGGAGATGGTCATCCCGGAATCTGGAATGCGGTAGAGAGTTTCGCCACTCAATCGTGGCTGATACGACGAGAGGTGTTGGATTGGTATCATCTCAAGGAGAATCTGTTCAAAGTGGGTGGCTCTCTCAAACGGCTAGAAGCAGTGGAGCATTTACTGTGGCGGGGTTTTGTGAACAAGGCAATAGATGCGTTTGATGGAGTCAAAAGCAAGAGGGCAAAGAATTTTCAAGCCTATTTGACGAAGCATTATCAGCGTATCCCTGATTACCAATACTATCAACAGCTTGGTATTGTGATTGGTTCTGGTGATGTGGAGTCTAAGATTAAACAGGTGGGAGCTAGGGTTAAATTGTCGGGAGCACGTTGGCATCTTCATAATGTTTCTCGTATTCTTCGGCTACGATGTGCTTATCTCAATCACTCTCCTCTTTTGAGTGTCAATGTATTATCTTAAGTCTCCTCTTTTGAGTGTCAATGTATTATCTTAAGTGGGATGCACCCAGCAAGTGCCTCTGAGTGGTGGACAATCGTGCTCATGGAAAGGGCTAGCCGCTTTATTTGGCATTTAAAATGTGGTCGAAAAGAGCAGAAATTATTTCTAGAAGCAATGATGACGGTAGCGGAATTATTTGAAAGGAGTGCAGAATCTCTCCAGTTATTTACAGATGGAGAAAAGCGATATAGTCAACTGCTATTTAATATTTGTCACGAAGCATTAAGGACTGGAAAGCGAGGTCGTCCCACCAAAGTATTACCGAAGGGTCTTGTGGTAAGACTAAAAAATAAGAGTAGTAAACGTCAAGATTCTGAGGGTAAACTAAAGAAAGTAGAAACTCCGAAACCAGAACATCCAGAGACAACAAAAAAACCAGAAGAAAAGGACATCCATACCAACCACGTTGAGGCATTTAATAGTGCTATCCGACGCTATTTAGCCGCCTTTCGTCGTCGTACAAATACTTATGCTAAATCTGTTGTGGGATTACAGCGAGTCCTAGATATTTTCTGGATGGTTCATAACTTTGTTCGCAGCCATTTTACTACTAGAGAAGTTCCTGCTGTAGCTCTCGGTATAATTGAAAAAGGGTTAACTTGGGAGGACTTACTCCAAATTCGCCTGATTTCTTGAACCTCTCGTATTGCAACGTTTGTAGCTTCTAGCTAGACGATACCAGTGCCGCGACTATGCAGTTGTCTCTGATGTTCTAGGAATGATTCACATTGCATTAGAAACAGGCTGAAACCACCTAGTACCGCATATTTTAGGCTGTAGGTTGTATTTGGACTGGGTTGGCGAGGGTCTTTCATTTTCTCTATACTTGCTACCAAGTACGCTATCAGACCAGTCATACTGAGGGCTTGCTGAAAAAAGCTGAAACCTTTACGGAGAAAAATAGTAGGCGAATTAAGAACCGCTAGAATGCACGAAAATAGGGTAGAATGCCTCAAAACCATTGCATTAAGAAGAGAGAAAGCAGATGTACCGAAAGCAACAGTACTCAATTGAAACACCAGAAAACTTGAAAAATCTGTTCGGCGGGCAGTTAGACGAAGAAAATCGTTGGATAGAAATGTCAAAAATGATTCTTTGGGAAGAATATGAGGAAGAATATGCAAAAAACTTCACAGAAAAAAAAGGAGCCCCAGCCAAATCATTTAGAATGGCATTAGGAGCATTAATTATCAAAGAAATTTCAGGAAAAAGTGACAGAGAAACAGTAGAACAAATAAAAGAGAACCCTTATTTACAGTACTTTATAGGAATGGAAAGCTATAGTAGCAAAGAAGCATTTAATGCGTCAATGATGGTTCATTTTCGTAAAAAAATAGGAATGGAATTAATAAATAAAATTAATAAAGAAATAGAAAAAAAAGCGACGGGTGTAGCGTCAGAAAAAAAAGAAAATGAAGGAAAGTTATTGTTAGATGCGACTTGTACACCAGCAGATATAAAATATCCAACGGATATAGGAATATTGAATGATGCCAGAGAAAAAACAGAAAAAATAATAGATAAGCTGTATGAAGAAATAAAAGAGAAAAGGAAAGAAAAGCCGAGGACTTATAGGGAAGTGGCAAGAAAAGAGTACTTAGCCATAGCAAAAAAACGTCGTGTGTCAAAAAAAGAAAGAAGAAAAGGAACAAAAAAACAACTAGGATATATAAAAAGAAACTTGTCTGATATAGAAAAAATGATAGAAGAGGGAGCAAAGTTAGAAAAACTAACGAAAAAAGAGCAAGAAGAGCTTGTAACGATAGGAAAAGTGTATGAGCAACAGTTAGAAATGTATGAAAAAAAGACAAATAAAGTAGAAAACAGAATTGTGAGTGTAAGCCAACCTCACGTGCGTCCAATAGTGCGTGGAAAAGCGGGAAAAGCAGTAGAGTTTGGAGCTAAAATATCGGCAAGTAATGTGAATGG contains:
- a CDS encoding ISKra4 family transposase → MKTLVGEVEISQKQARKLKVSPKIVLSPGLEKCCLRASAKTSYQQAEEDIEELMGIKVGHSSLHRLVERTELPLAQAQSESAGVSIDGGKICLRGEEKEGGQWRDYKLVSLHGNVCEAFFQDPEGLKNWSNVQPLSPIVTFLGDGHPGIWNAVESFATQSWLIRREVLDWYHLKENLFKVGGSLKRLEAVEHLLWRGFVNKAIDAFDGVKSKRAKNFQAYLTKHYQRIPDYQYYQQLGIVIGSGDVESKIKQVGARVKLSGARWHLHNVSRILRLRCAYLNHSPLLSVNVLS